TgtgaaaaatattccaataGATGATGATATGAAAACTgacattttaaaatatattaatgaatcgaataaatttattgatcaTTGTCTATATCCAAATGAAGTTGAATACTCTCCTGATAAAGTAAGTTTTAAGGGGAAACCTCAAAAGAATGCCATTTATATTCATTGTCATGCCGGTGTTTCTAGGTCCTCTACATTTGTCATCGCTTATTTGATGTatagatttaatttatcattgaaaaatgCCCTCTATGCTGTTCAAAGAAAGAGGCCATCGATTCAgcctaatgaaaattttatgaagcaattagaaatatttgaaagaatagGTTCTTCCAACACCGATATCAtaaataacaaatattacaaaCAATGGAAGTTAGAAAATTCAATCGATAACTATGAGGATGATCGCGAAAATCtaattaatgatgataatttttttaagtcTGAGGAAGATAttaacaattatatttcaaaattatccaTCAcagaaaagaagaaaattgaaGTTGCTCGCTGTAAAAAGTGTAGACAAAGATTATcgttatcatcatcatttatTCAGCATACTCCTCCGAGTAAAGAATCTTCTGAAGCTCATTTCcttaagaaaaataatggtgGAAGAAGAGGTGTTCAAGAATCTCAAGATGTATGCTCTCATTATTTTGTAGAACCCTTAAACTGGATGAAAGGAGAATTGCAAGGTAAACAAGAATTAGAAGGGAAATTCTCATGTCCGAATTGTTCAAGTAAAGTTGGTGGATACAATTGGAAAGGTTCGAGATGTAGTTGTGGTAAATGGGTTGTACCTGCGATCCATATTTTATCGAACAAGGTAGATCTGTTTCCTCTGCAAACTATTGAACTGCCTAATGTTgtaaaatttgaagaaaaaaaagcataGTTcctatttaatttattctgtcatttaaaaaattacattaaaatgcattaaataatattatatattctcaaatatatatagctGTATATGTgtatactaataataatttatgcATTATTCTttctataaataatacagTTGCTCAATTGTGGTGAAAATTGGGAAAATAGCGTAGCAATTGGaatataatcataataatcttCTTGTGTTAGTAGGACTAGTATTGGCATGTGTATCAGATATGGTATTAGTAGTAgaaattgaattagaagCGTTAACTGTTCAAATATCATTATGCGTATCTTCAGAACCTGTGTTTTGTATGTTTATATCATGAGTAACACTTGAGTTCATTTCATTATCGGTTAACTGCAGGGTatctgaaatatttaaaacagGTATTTCAGTAAATTCGTGTTCATTAATTAAGTCGCTGTCTTGGTCAATATGTAAGTTTGGATGTTCATATTCATCAACCACTGCAAATTCactattatcaatatttgaagatgCTACGTACT
This genomic stretch from Henningerozyma blattae CBS 6284 chromosome 1, complete genome harbors:
- the YVH1 gene encoding tyrosine protein phosphatase YVH1 (similar to Saccharomyces cerevisiae YVH1 (YIR026C); ancestral locus Anc_2.660), yielding MSASAPKPADLTRILGGIYLGSLQPIQDHTPLRAQYNVTHILSIIRFQIIPEYLVRKGYSVKNIPIDDDMKTDILKYINESNKFIDHCLYPNEVEYSPDKVSFKGKPQKNAIYIHCHAGVSRSSTFVIAYLMYRFNLSLKNALYAVQRKRPSIQPNENFMKQLEIFERIGSSNTDIINNKYYKQWKLENSIDNYEDDRENLINDDNFFKSEEDINNYISKLSITEKKKIEVARCKKCRQRLSLSSSFIQHTPPSKESSEAHFLKKNNGGRRGVQESQDVCSHYFVEPLNWMKGELQGKQELEGKFSCPNCSSKVGGYNWKGSRCSCGKWVVPAIHILSNKVDLFPLQTIELPNVVKFEEKKA